A window of Mercenaria mercenaria strain notata chromosome 16, MADL_Memer_1, whole genome shotgun sequence contains these coding sequences:
- the LOC128549820 gene encoding uncharacterized protein LOC128549820 gives MASLIQSSNTPSPIISAFYSIKWFHEMFDFNSPTNSNLVKNILEAAKRRLAKPVVKKEPMTIDLLGKMYSDLFVEGNIKNQRTICACLLAYSGFLRSEELLKLRRCNILFNSVYMSLFIESSKTDKYRDGAWILIARTGTLLCPVLNLERYFSWANIDCDSDTYIFCHLTGTKNGYKVRKDGKHLAYSNLRTLFLESLKPHVKDVSRYCLHSLRSGGATSAANRGIDRLFKRHGRWRSESAKDGYVKDSVDERLKVSLSLGL, from the coding sequence ATGGCTTCATTAATTCAGTCTTCAAATACACCTAGTCCTATCATAAGTGCtttttacagtataaaatggTTTCATGAAATGTTTGATTTCAATTCACCAACAAACTctaatttggttaaaaatattttagaagctGCGAAACGTAGACTTGCAAAACCTGTTGTTAAGAAAGAACCAATGACTATTGACTTGTTGGGAAAAATGTATAGTGATTTATTTGTTGAAGGAAACATCAAGAATCAAAGGACGATTTGTGCATGTTTACTAGCTTATTCTGGTTTTCTTAGAAGTGAAGAACTTTTAAAATTACGcagatgtaatattttgtttaattcagTATATATGAGTTTGTTTATTGAATCTAGTAAGACAGACAAATATAGAGATGGTGCATGGATTCTAATTGCTAGAACAGGCACACTGTTATGTCCAGTTCTGAATCTTGAAAGGTATTTTTCTTGGGCTAACATAGACTGTGATTCCGATACTtacatattttgtcatttgacTGGTACCAAGAATGGTTATAAAGTTAGGAAAGATGGTAAACATTTGGCATATAGCAATCTTAGAACTTTATTCTTGGAGTCTTTAAAGCCACATGTTAAAGATGTAAGCCGCTACTGCTTACATTCTCTGAGATCTGGTGGTGCTACCTCAGCTGCAAATAGGGGTATAGACAGGCTATTTAAACGCCACGGAAGGTGGCGGAGTGAATCAGCCAAGGATGGCTACGTAAAAGATTCAGTAGACGAGAGGTTAAAGGTGTCTCTGTCCTTGGGACTTTAA